In one Cloacibacillus porcorum genomic region, the following are encoded:
- a CDS encoding Ig-like domain-containing alpha-2-macroglobulin family protein, with amino-acid sequence MGDKRYRSGALIAAIAAAVMFFIVAPVLGVGERDFIIRSFSPQGTVAGGAEITAVFSQAAVSEDIVGHALKTSEYPLSFSPPISGSGKWRDAATFVFIPHGGRLSAATRYTATAKSGLRDREGRPLSGTQSFSFNTPALAFKGAKQTNFDPDSGSAVFELEFSLPVSPARLRGYTEVKDTAKHPLNFSITQGPASRKIRLTVNGLSEREAELSLAAGLPSEAGPLGLEKGLSVKLKRALIMELRDSGVISEMGGGRIWIDTTSPVDLAKAAAFIELSPAVKFTVEPNEGGFMIAGDFKPQERIKVTVRKGLPAAGGRNTAGRTLATDWSRAFIFPDIEAQVRFPDPGRVLSPTELMRIPLESVNFDKVNILVWQLYDNNIPIAMRSGWGGYPTDLSRLVANKEYLVKAKPNETARRALDLKPLLEGRRGVFLVVAQGRGSRAWSESRQTINVTDLGLTVKLGQDSAFARVLSVSEAKPLSGVRVTLWSWANQLVGEGKTDKNGVVRIALKDTEGRGAPVVALAEKDGDTSYIRFERGLYNGNDDFDTTGSPWLYKGYSAYCYTPRDIFRPGEEVPVQAIVRGTDGKAPKPFPLTMKVFSPSGRLWKTQSAKLSGEGTFSASLALPSDAPTGPWSIALFTPGGENSVGYKEIYVEEFAAPRIFVEAAATPRSITADGGCELSITGRYTFGNPAAGLQWETELRTVDRTFTHKDWKSFSFREADKKFTPESSFIASGNLSAEGKAKASLKGGGWKAPSMLDLSVRAGVMDDGGRWTYKTVTIPWYPSAVMAGIEAPREADPGKPLSFRAAAVSVDGKAAGVKEMKYSLFRRARQAVVFESSGRMTREIQEQLIPRGEGLIRLSGGVGSAQAELKEAGEYLLRVETADGKSRASAVIYAYGADGGGSSSFPDMAEVTTDKQIYKTGETVKVKVKAPFAGSLLVDAETTEVVWNETRGTRGAETEFSLKVTEDMRPNAWITAQVVRPAQKDGSPARAFGIAPLMTDNGASRLKVEIAKVPKLEPGKNKITLTVKDGSGKGTAADVTVMLVDETVLGLTGYTTPDPWKFFTARRMPGMETYDLYGALITPEKSSTPLLTAGGGGMEDGMAMKSSLSPVQARRFKMLSLVKMGRSDSGGRCEVEFDIPEFSGKARIMAVAATASASGGAETTAQIGRDVTAEISLPRFAAPGDKFTANVQLFNMTERELTVKFSAEGKKSSAELAMQNGANESHTVTIKGGGSVTLPLRYEAKGIGTALMTYRTEWQGGVIEDTVELPVRPAAPRITESGSAVIEPGKTLSFSLSGDGKGRNFAQALVMLSAMPQISLSALADFLVTYPYGCFEQTVSAAWPLLVQPELVKYTDPDLADRGALARRIDKIESMQSYDGGFPRWSGESWSQPWESLYGAHFLLEAKRLGNKVSPDALKAAVDYARALLPVMPDGDGDAAWRETLTRRAYAAFVLTLAGEPPLGWMESLRDKTGEMEPSGRLLLACAYAAAGDKKEAEKITGHRGAPLKEIPGKNINYDSNLRDDALSLLAATYIDPAGAGAAASAAGLMKELKERGRCSTQEGGFSMLALGRWFSAQPRGGAISGKLIKEPGAKTVGTVSENNRSVTAGGPGGYKAVNSGQARLYSAWNLSYIPSGAVPPRDDGIEIRQRIADRQGKIISGRAARGQALTAAVTVTPKAGSLRGVVAVMPLPAGFEIENPRLTGTSEENAEGVRAEIRDDRLILFIEELRKPLKWHYSLRAVTEGTFASPQVYAECMYDPGISSISGGGTITVGAAADSRQGTAKAVNAAK; translated from the coding sequence ATGGGAGATAAAAGATATCGCTCTGGAGCTTTGATCGCGGCGATCGCCGCGGCGGTCATGTTTTTCATCGTCGCGCCGGTTCTCGGCGTGGGGGAAAGGGATTTTATCATCCGCTCTTTTTCGCCGCAGGGGACGGTCGCCGGCGGCGCGGAGATAACGGCCGTTTTCAGCCAGGCGGCGGTCTCCGAGGATATTGTCGGGCACGCGCTCAAGACCTCCGAGTATCCGCTCTCCTTCTCGCCGCCGATATCGGGCTCCGGCAAATGGCGCGACGCCGCGACATTCGTCTTTATTCCCCACGGCGGCAGACTCTCCGCCGCCACGAGATACACGGCGACGGCAAAAAGCGGCCTGCGCGACCGCGAGGGGCGGCCGCTCTCCGGTACGCAGAGCTTCTCTTTCAATACTCCCGCGCTGGCCTTCAAGGGCGCGAAACAGACCAACTTCGATCCCGACAGCGGCAGCGCCGTCTTCGAGCTTGAATTTTCCCTGCCGGTGTCGCCCGCGCGTCTGCGCGGCTACACTGAGGTGAAGGACACGGCAAAACACCCGCTGAACTTCTCCATCACACAGGGGCCCGCATCTAGGAAGATCAGGCTTACAGTCAATGGCCTGTCGGAAAGGGAGGCCGAGCTCTCTCTTGCCGCCGGTCTTCCCTCGGAGGCCGGCCCCCTGGGCCTTGAGAAGGGGCTGTCCGTCAAACTGAAACGCGCGCTAATCATGGAATTGCGGGATTCCGGTGTAATCTCCGAGATGGGAGGCGGCCGCATCTGGATCGATACGACCTCCCCCGTGGATCTGGCAAAGGCCGCGGCCTTCATAGAGCTGTCGCCGGCCGTTAAATTCACCGTGGAACCGAATGAGGGCGGCTTTATGATCGCGGGCGACTTTAAACCGCAGGAACGGATAAAGGTCACGGTACGTAAGGGGCTGCCCGCCGCCGGAGGCAGGAACACCGCCGGACGGACGCTTGCTACGGACTGGAGCCGCGCCTTCATCTTCCCCGACATCGAGGCGCAGGTGCGCTTCCCAGACCCAGGGCGGGTGCTGTCCCCGACGGAGCTGATGCGGATACCGCTGGAGAGCGTCAACTTCGATAAGGTCAACATCCTCGTCTGGCAGCTATACGACAACAATATCCCCATAGCGATGCGCAGCGGCTGGGGAGGCTACCCGACAGACCTTTCGCGGCTCGTAGCCAATAAGGAATATCTTGTGAAGGCAAAGCCGAACGAGACGGCGCGGCGCGCTCTGGACCTGAAGCCGCTGCTAGAGGGACGCCGCGGCGTATTCCTTGTCGTAGCGCAGGGGCGCGGCTCCAGGGCGTGGAGCGAGAGCCGCCAGACGATAAACGTGACGGATCTCGGCCTCACCGTGAAGCTCGGCCAAGACTCGGCGTTTGCGCGGGTGCTCTCCGTCTCGGAGGCCAAGCCGCTCTCCGGAGTGCGCGTGACCCTCTGGTCATGGGCCAACCAGCTCGTCGGCGAGGGAAAGACGGATAAAAACGGCGTCGTCAGAATCGCCCTGAAGGATACGGAGGGACGCGGCGCGCCGGTCGTCGCGCTCGCGGAAAAGGATGGCGACACCTCTTATATCCGTTTTGAGAGGGGCCTCTACAACGGCAATGACGACTTCGACACCACCGGCAGCCCGTGGCTTTATAAGGGTTATTCCGCCTACTGCTACACGCCGCGGGATATCTTCCGCCCCGGCGAGGAGGTGCCGGTACAGGCCATCGTGCGCGGCACGGACGGCAAGGCTCCGAAACCCTTCCCGCTGACGATGAAGGTATTCTCGCCCAGCGGCAGGCTCTGGAAGACGCAGAGCGCGAAGCTGTCCGGCGAGGGGACATTCTCCGCGTCGCTCGCTCTCCCCTCCGACGCCCCGACGGGGCCGTGGAGCATCGCGCTGTTTACGCCGGGCGGGGAAAATTCGGTCGGCTATAAAGAGATATACGTCGAGGAGTTCGCCGCGCCGCGAATCTTCGTAGAGGCGGCGGCCACACCGCGGTCGATCACGGCGGACGGCGGCTGCGAGCTGTCGATAACGGGCCGCTACACCTTCGGCAACCCCGCCGCGGGGCTCCAGTGGGAGACGGAGCTTCGTACCGTCGACCGCACCTTTACGCATAAGGACTGGAAATCCTTCTCTTTCAGAGAGGCCGACAAGAAATTTACCCCGGAATCGAGTTTTATCGCCTCCGGCAACCTCAGCGCCGAGGGTAAGGCAAAGGCCTCCCTAAAGGGCGGCGGCTGGAAGGCCCCCTCAATGCTCGACCTCTCGGTACGCGCGGGCGTTATGGACGACGGAGGGCGCTGGACATACAAGACGGTCACGATCCCCTGGTATCCCTCGGCGGTGATGGCCGGCATCGAAGCACCGCGCGAGGCCGACCCCGGAAAACCGCTCTCCTTCCGCGCCGCGGCGGTCTCCGTTGACGGCAAAGCCGCCGGCGTCAAGGAGATGAAATATTCTCTCTTCCGCCGCGCGCGCCAGGCCGTGGTATTTGAGAGCAGCGGACGGATGACGAGGGAGATTCAGGAACAGCTGATACCCCGCGGCGAGGGGCTGATACGACTCTCCGGCGGCGTCGGTTCCGCACAGGCGGAACTTAAGGAGGCCGGAGAATATCTCCTGCGCGTCGAGACGGCGGACGGAAAATCGCGCGCCTCGGCGGTGATCTACGCCTACGGCGCGGACGGAGGCGGGAGCTCCTCCTTCCCGGACATGGCGGAGGTCACAACAGATAAGCAGATATATAAAACGGGAGAGACGGTGAAGGTAAAGGTTAAAGCCCCCTTCGCGGGTTCGCTGCTGGTTGACGCGGAGACTACCGAGGTCGTCTGGAACGAGACGCGTGGAACGCGCGGCGCCGAGACGGAGTTCTCCCTCAAAGTGACGGAAGATATGCGTCCCAACGCCTGGATAACGGCGCAGGTCGTGCGCCCCGCGCAAAAGGACGGTTCGCCCGCGCGCGCCTTCGGCATCGCGCCGCTGATGACCGATAACGGCGCCAGCCGCCTCAAGGTGGAGATCGCCAAGGTTCCGAAGCTGGAGCCGGGCAAAAATAAAATAACCCTCACGGTAAAAGACGGCTCCGGCAAGGGTACGGCCGCCGACGTCACGGTGATGCTCGTCGACGAGACCGTCCTTGGCCTGACGGGGTACACGACGCCCGATCCCTGGAAATTTTTCACCGCCCGCAGGATGCCGGGAATGGAGACCTACGACCTTTACGGCGCGCTCATCACGCCGGAAAAATCATCCACGCCGCTTCTGACGGCCGGAGGCGGCGGTATGGAGGACGGCATGGCGATGAAGTCCAGCCTTAGCCCCGTGCAGGCGCGCCGCTTCAAGATGCTCTCTCTGGTGAAGATGGGCCGCTCCGACTCCGGCGGCAGATGCGAAGTTGAATTCGACATTCCTGAATTCTCCGGAAAGGCGCGTATAATGGCCGTCGCCGCCACCGCTTCGGCCTCCGGCGGCGCGGAAACGACGGCGCAGATAGGGCGCGACGTAACGGCGGAGATCTCGCTGCCGCGCTTCGCCGCCCCCGGCGATAAGTTTACGGCAAACGTACAGCTCTTCAACATGACGGAGCGGGAGCTTACCGTCAAATTCTCGGCAGAGGGCAAAAAGTCCTCAGCCGAACTGGCGATGCAAAACGGCGCTAATGAAAGCCATACGGTAACCATAAAGGGAGGCGGCTCCGTGACCCTGCCTCTCCGCTACGAGGCGAAGGGCATCGGCACCGCCCTAATGACCTACAGGACGGAATGGCAGGGCGGCGTGATCGAAGACACCGTCGAGCTCCCCGTGCGTCCCGCCGCGCCGCGCATCACGGAGAGCGGCTCGGCGGTGATCGAGCCGGGGAAGACGCTATCCTTCAGCCTCTCAGGAGATGGTAAAGGGAGGAATTTCGCGCAGGCCCTTGTAATGCTCTCGGCGATGCCGCAAATTTCGCTCTCGGCCCTCGCGGACTTCCTCGTCACCTATCCCTACGGCTGCTTTGAGCAGACCGTCTCCGCCGCCTGGCCGCTGCTCGTGCAGCCGGAGCTCGTCAAATATACCGACCCGGACCTCGCGGACAGAGGCGCTCTGGCGCGCCGCATAGATAAAATCGAAAGTATGCAGAGCTACGACGGCGGCTTCCCGCGCTGGAGCGGCGAGTCCTGGTCGCAGCCATGGGAAAGCCTCTACGGCGCCCACTTCCTGCTTGAGGCGAAGCGCCTGGGCAATAAAGTCTCGCCCGACGCCCTTAAAGCCGCCGTCGACTACGCGCGCGCGCTGCTGCCGGTCATGCCGGACGGCGACGGCGACGCGGCCTGGCGCGAGACTCTGACGCGCAGGGCCTACGCCGCCTTCGTCCTCACCCTCGCCGGCGAACCACCGCTTGGCTGGATGGAGAGCCTGCGCGACAAGACAGGCGAGATGGAACCCTCTGGACGGCTTCTGCTCGCCTGCGCCTACGCCGCGGCGGGAGATAAGAAAGAGGCGGAAAAGATAACCGGACACAGAGGCGCGCCGCTGAAGGAAATACCGGGCAAAAACATAAACTACGATTCTAACCTCCGCGACGACGCGCTGTCGCTGCTCGCCGCGACATATATAGACCCGGCGGGAGCGGGGGCGGCGGCCTCCGCCGCCGGATTGATGAAGGAGCTTAAAGAGCGCGGCCGCTGCAGCACACAGGAGGGCGGCTTCTCAATGCTCGCCCTCGGACGCTGGTTCTCCGCGCAGCCGCGCGGCGGGGCGATCTCGGGGAAACTGATAAAGGAGCCCGGCGCGAAGACCGTCGGCACGGTGAGTGAAAACAACAGAAGCGTCACCGCCGGCGGCCCCGGAGGCTACAAAGCGGTAAACAGCGGCCAGGCGCGCCTCTACTCGGCGTGGAACCTCTCCTACATCCCCTCCGGCGCGGTGCCGCCGCGTGACGACGGCATCGAGATACGCCAGCGTATCGCCGACAGGCAGGGAAAGATAATCTCCGGAAGGGCCGCGCGCGGCCAGGCCTTGACCGCCGCCGTAACGGTGACGCCGAAGGCCGGCAGCCTGCGGGGAGTCGTCGCCGTCATGCCGCTGCCCGCCGGCTTTGAGATCGAAAACCCGCGCCTCACGGGAACCAGCGAAGAAAACGCAGAGGGAGTACGCGCCGAGATACGCGACGACCGGCTCATACTCTTCATCGAGGAGCTGCGCAAACCGCTCAAATGGCACTACTCGCTGCGCGCCGTGACGGAGGGCACCTTCGCCTCGCCGCAGGTATACGCAGAATGTATGTACGACCCCGGAATCTCAAGCATCAGCGGCGGCGGGACGATCACCGTCGGCGCCGCCGCTGATTCGCGGCAGGGGACGGCAAAGGCGGTAAATGCCGCTAAATAG
- the pbpC gene encoding penicillin-binding protein 1C: MPLNRNFPAAVSDALAAARRRFSERGLPHRAALVVLVFLLLAKAALVVTFPLGAILNRPASLVVTDREGRPLRGTLSAAGEWRLPVPLADMGRWMPAAAVALEDRRFYLHGGIDTIAIARAAWQNFTGGRVVSGASTITSQVVRLAVDRPRTPWAKAVEFSQGAALEFFMDKDEILESYLNSVPFGGNTRGVEAAARSWFGKPAKELSLAEAALLAGLLRGPAYYRPDRHPERALALRNRLIDTLESRGVATPQEARRAKAEPLPAGRRAISSARIQAAEAAARYGGAAEARDGYGRFRSTLDSAMQRLLTGELTAALGNMEPGVTAAAVLVENETGKVRGYVGNAREGTGSGASWVDCTLSPRSPGSTLKPFVYALAFESGRAIPATMLADTPQQPSGGGTRNFDRLFRGPVSARTALADSLNVPAVRILRAAGAENVLGLFRRLGFSQLTREAEWYGDSLALGGCEVSPLELARAYHTLAAGGLDSPLVWNERAGLSAGTRVISAEAAALTLDILKDTRRNLPLYGEAGADGKTVAFKTGTSYGLRDAWTAAVTRKWTLVVWFGDPSGRPHRGLVGLKTAAPSAVRIMLKLTKKGDPWFTLPPSVVRKELCALSGAPRNQWCPQSRRDLFIEGVSDAAPCSLHTMKEGEISIKWPPELEGFFTGRGNREAEQPLTITSPKDGAVYAVGAENNKLILSSKGGRGPVYWFVDGELAGDSGEGAPLAWKMREGVHKIAAADEYGAADEIEITVRNQAEDGTEELPLLEESR; this comes from the coding sequence ATGCCGCTAAATAGAAATTTTCCCGCCGCCGTGAGCGATGCGCTTGCGGCGGCACGGAGACGCTTCAGCGAAAGGGGGCTGCCGCATAGGGCGGCCCTCGTCGTCCTGGTGTTCCTGCTTCTCGCAAAGGCGGCGCTCGTCGTCACCTTCCCGCTCGGCGCGATACTGAACCGCCCGGCCTCGCTCGTCGTGACGGACAGGGAGGGACGCCCCCTGCGCGGCACTCTTTCCGCGGCGGGGGAATGGCGGCTGCCGGTCCCCCTGGCGGACATGGGGCGCTGGATGCCGGCGGCGGCCGTAGCACTGGAAGACCGCCGTTTCTACCTTCACGGCGGCATCGACACCATCGCGATCGCGCGCGCCGCGTGGCAGAATTTCACCGGCGGACGCGTCGTCTCGGGCGCCTCCACGATAACGAGCCAGGTCGTGCGCCTCGCCGTAGACCGCCCGCGCACCCCCTGGGCAAAGGCCGTTGAATTCTCCCAGGGAGCGGCGCTGGAATTTTTCATGGACAAAGACGAAATACTTGAGAGCTACCTCAACAGCGTGCCCTTCGGCGGCAATACGCGCGGGGTGGAGGCCGCCGCGCGCTCGTGGTTCGGGAAACCAGCGAAAGAGCTCTCGCTCGCCGAGGCGGCGCTGCTCGCGGGGCTTCTGCGAGGCCCCGCCTACTACCGCCCCGACCGCCATCCCGAACGGGCGCTCGCGCTGCGAAACCGGCTCATCGACACCCTCGAAAGCCGCGGCGTCGCCACGCCGCAGGAGGCGCGGCGCGCAAAGGCCGAACCGCTGCCCGCGGGACGCCGGGCGATATCTTCCGCCCGCATACAGGCGGCGGAGGCCGCCGCGCGTTACGGAGGCGCGGCGGAGGCCCGCGACGGCTACGGACGTTTCCGCTCCACACTTGACAGCGCCATGCAGCGGCTGCTCACCGGCGAGCTGACGGCGGCGCTGGGCAATATGGAGCCGGGAGTGACCGCGGCGGCGGTACTTGTGGAGAATGAAACCGGAAAGGTACGCGGCTACGTCGGCAACGCGCGCGAGGGCACCGGCAGCGGCGCCTCCTGGGTGGACTGCACCCTCTCGCCGCGCTCGCCCGGCTCCACGCTGAAACCGTTCGTCTACGCGCTCGCCTTTGAATCGGGGCGCGCAATACCGGCGACAATGCTAGCCGACACGCCGCAGCAGCCTTCGGGCGGCGGGACGCGCAACTTCGACCGCCTATTCCGCGGTCCCGTGTCGGCGCGGACGGCGCTTGCCGATTCCCTCAACGTCCCCGCCGTGCGCATCCTCCGTGCCGCCGGCGCGGAAAACGTCCTCGGCCTCTTCCGCCGCCTCGGCTTCTCACAGCTGACGCGCGAGGCGGAATGGTACGGCGACAGCCTCGCGCTCGGAGGCTGCGAGGTATCGCCGCTCGAACTGGCGCGCGCCTACCACACACTCGCCGCGGGCGGCCTCGACAGCCCCCTCGTCTGGAACGAAAGAGCCGGTCTTTCAGCGGGAACCAGGGTCATCTCCGCGGAGGCCGCCGCGCTTACGCTCGACATCCTCAAAGATACGCGGCGCAATCTGCCGCTCTACGGTGAGGCGGGAGCGGACGGCAAAACCGTCGCCTTCAAGACCGGCACCTCGTACGGCCTGCGCGACGCCTGGACCGCCGCCGTCACAAGAAAATGGACCCTCGTCGTCTGGTTCGGCGATCCCAGCGGCAGACCGCACCGCGGCCTCGTCGGACTCAAAACCGCCGCCCCCTCCGCCGTGAGGATAATGCTGAAGCTCACGAAAAAGGGCGATCCCTGGTTCACGCTGCCGCCCTCCGTCGTGAGAAAGGAGCTCTGCGCGCTCTCCGGCGCGCCGAGAAACCAGTGGTGCCCCCAGAGCCGCCGCGACCTCTTCATCGAGGGCGTATCGGACGCCGCGCCCTGCTCCCTTCACACGATGAAAGAGGGGGAAATTTCGATAAAATGGCCGCCTGAACTGGAGGGCTTCTTCACCGGACGCGGTAACAGGGAGGCTGAACAGCCCCTGACCATCACCTCGCCAAAGGACGGCGCGGTCTACGCGGTCGGCGCGGAGAATAATAAACTCATCCTCTCCTCTAAAGGCGGCAGAGGCCCCGTCTACTGGTTTGTCGACGGCGAGCTGGCCGGCGACAGCGGCGAGGGAGCACCTCTCGCGTGGAAGATGCGCGAGGGCGTCCATAAAATCGCCGCCGCGGACGAATACGGCGCGGCGGATGAGATAGAGATCACAGTAAGAAATCAAGCCGAAGACGGGACGGAAGAACTGCCTCTGCTTGAGGAAAGCCGCTGA
- a CDS encoding CGGC domain-containing protein, whose translation MGIKFVIIIQCDIARLRCSGFACTKCFYDREGFFKDCGYQHGTRYIAFTCGGCCGGSIASKLEHFSNKLARQTDVKKDEVAVHLSSCMVTDNYHHDRCPNLEYIKGIVRKKGYNNIVDGTFRSTNATEKREAGIYKNHELETFCGAED comes from the coding sequence ATGGGCATCAAATTCGTCATCATCATCCAGTGTGACATCGCAAGGCTGAGATGCAGTGGCTTCGCCTGCACAAAGTGCTTCTACGACCGGGAGGGCTTCTTCAAAGACTGCGGCTACCAGCACGGAACGCGCTACATCGCCTTCACCTGCGGCGGATGCTGCGGCGGCAGTATCGCCTCGAAACTTGAGCACTTCTCAAACAAACTTGCGCGCCAGACCGACGTCAAAAAGGACGAGGTCGCCGTACACCTCTCCTCCTGCATGGTCACCGACAACTACCACCACGACCGCTGCCCGAACCTTGAATATATCAAAGGGATAGTCCGCAAAAAGGGCTACAACAACATCGTCGACGGCACCTTCCGCAGCACAAACGCAACCGAAAAGCGCGAGGCGGGGATCTACAAAAACCACGAACTGGAAACATTCTGCGGCGCGGAAGACTAA
- the mgtA gene encoding magnesium-translocating P-type ATPase, translating into MPKRMFSDSRMKRYAGCGAEEVFRAIPTTPAGLPQERVEAMRAKYGENRLSSRKDDTFPHRLRRAFVDPFTMILFTLAVISLITDVLLASNFTRNITTSLIICVMILVSGAIRLVQETRAKRASDRLDRLIHTNVTVKRGGVLVDIPAERLVVGDLVMLSAGGRIPADLRLVKTTNLFVSQAAITGESAILEKESAPCPDAGRTPFTRLKNLAFMASSVISGRGEGVVLAVGRDTLYGNFVRPDSKNSDAFQRGENSVAWVLIRFMAVLVPAVFLVSGVARGSWLESFAFALSVAVGLTPEMLPLVINACLARGSLSMSRKRAIVKNIDAMQVLGSMDVLCIDKTGTLTQESILLEYYLDILGGESPEALELAYLNSFHHSGLSNPIDSAILACRTMPDRGGRLAELAGLCRKTDEIPFDYERKFASTLVRTPEKSHLLIVKGDIQRVFSRCRFVEYRGEAIPIGENGEGSVSAIVDEMLEEGMKVIAVAKKELGAQERLSPADENDMTLVGYLAFFDAPKRSAAQSVEDLKRLRVTPKVMTGDNSQTALSICRRVGLPAAAMLTGAQIGGLSDEELRAAVKETDIFAELTPGQKVRLLSALRENGRTAGFLGDGMNDIPALNEADVGISVDTAVDAAKEAADVILLEKELNILGQGIMEGRRTFVNMLKYIKITASSNFGNILSVVCASVALPFFPMTAIQLLLLNLLYDTLCIVLPWDSVDAEDTETPREWSGKTLSGFMLSFGPISSIFDIMTFLFLYFVLCPRLCGGLLYTQLADPALRLRYAALFQTGWFLESMWTQVLILHMLRTKKIPFLQSRASAPVLLITLLGIVVFTGLTLTPLAHPLGLTRLPLEYFGFLLPVVLLYMLLVSFVKRLYIRQHGELI; encoded by the coding sequence TTGCCAAAGAGAATGTTTTCCGACTCCCGCATGAAAAGATATGCCGGCTGCGGCGCGGAAGAGGTTTTCCGCGCCATACCGACGACGCCAGCGGGACTGCCGCAGGAGCGGGTGGAGGCGATGCGCGCGAAGTACGGCGAAAACAGGCTCTCCAGCAGAAAAGACGATACCTTTCCGCACCGGCTGCGGCGGGCCTTCGTCGATCCCTTCACGATGATCCTCTTCACGCTGGCGGTGATCTCTCTCATTACCGATGTGCTGCTGGCCTCTAATTTTACAAGAAATATCACGACGTCTCTGATAATCTGCGTCATGATCCTCGTCAGCGGCGCCATTCGCCTCGTTCAGGAGACGAGGGCCAAGAGGGCCTCCGACCGTCTGGACCGCCTCATCCACACAAACGTCACCGTCAAACGCGGCGGGGTCCTCGTGGATATCCCCGCGGAGAGGCTGGTGGTGGGAGACCTGGTGATGCTCTCCGCGGGCGGGCGGATACCGGCCGATCTGCGGCTGGTAAAGACGACGAACCTCTTTGTCTCGCAGGCCGCCATCACCGGAGAGAGCGCGATCCTCGAAAAGGAGAGCGCCCCCTGCCCCGACGCCGGGCGGACGCCCTTCACAAGATTGAAGAACCTCGCCTTCATGGCCTCCTCCGTGATCAGCGGCAGGGGCGAGGGCGTCGTTCTCGCGGTGGGACGGGATACGCTCTACGGAAATTTCGTCAGACCGGATTCCAAAAATTCCGACGCCTTTCAAAGGGGCGAAAATTCCGTCGCCTGGGTGCTGATACGCTTCATGGCCGTTCTGGTCCCCGCCGTATTTCTGGTCTCCGGCGTCGCGCGCGGCAGCTGGCTGGAATCCTTCGCCTTCGCCCTCTCCGTCGCCGTCGGGCTGACGCCGGAGATGCTGCCGCTGGTGATCAACGCCTGCCTCGCGAGGGGCAGCCTCTCCATGTCGCGGAAGCGGGCCATCGTTAAAAACATCGACGCCATGCAGGTCCTGGGAAGCATGGACGTCCTCTGCATCGACAAGACCGGTACTCTGACACAGGAAAGCATCCTGCTGGAATACTATCTGGATATCCTCGGCGGCGAAAGCCCCGAAGCATTGGAGCTAGCCTATCTGAACAGTTTTCATCATTCCGGCCTCTCCAATCCCATCGACAGCGCGATACTGGCCTGCAGGACGATGCCCGACAGGGGCGGCCGCCTTGCGGAGCTGGCCGGGCTCTGCCGTAAAACTGACGAAATACCGTTTGACTACGAACGCAAATTCGCCAGTACGCTGGTCAGGACGCCGGAGAAGAGCCACCTGCTGATAGTAAAGGGCGACATCCAGCGGGTCTTTTCACGCTGCCGCTTCGTCGAATACCGCGGTGAGGCCATCCCCATAGGGGAAAACGGGGAGGGCAGCGTCTCCGCCATTGTGGACGAGATGCTGGAAGAGGGCATGAAGGTGATCGCCGTGGCGAAAAAGGAGCTCGGCGCTCAGGAGAGGCTCTCTCCCGCCGATGAAAATGATATGACCCTCGTGGGCTACCTCGCCTTTTTCGACGCGCCGAAGCGCTCCGCGGCGCAGTCCGTAGAGGATCTCAAACGGCTGCGCGTGACCCCGAAGGTCATGACCGGCGATAATTCGCAGACCGCCCTCTCCATCTGCCGCCGCGTGGGGCTGCCCGCCGCGGCGATGCTGACGGGCGCGCAGATCGGCGGCCTCTCGGATGAAGAGCTGCGCGCGGCGGTGAAAGAGACGGATATCTTCGCCGAGCTGACGCCGGGACAAAAGGTGCGTCTGCTCTCGGCGCTGCGGGAGAACGGCCGGACGGCCGGCTTCTTAGGCGACGGCATGAACGATATCCCCGCCCTCAACGAGGCCGACGTGGGGATATCGGTGGACACCGCCGTAGACGCGGCTAAGGAGGCCGCCGACGTGATCCTGCTCGAAAAAGAGCTAAACATTCTCGGACAGGGCATCATGGAGGGACGCCGGACCTTCGTCAACATGCTCAAGTACATCAAGATCACGGCGAGTTCCAACTTCGGCAACATCCTCTCCGTCGTCTGCGCCAGCGTGGCTCTGCCCTTCTTCCCGATGACGGCGATCCAGCTGCTGCTTTTGAACCTGCTTTACGATACGCTCTGCATCGTACTGCCGTGGGACAGCGTCGACGCCGAGGATACGGAGACACCCCGCGAGTGGTCGGGGAAGACGCTGAGCGGCTTCATGCTCTCCTTCGGGCCGATCAGTTCGATCTTCGACATCATGACATTCCTCTTCCTCTACTTCGTCCTCTGTCCGCGGCTGTGCGGCGGGCTGCTCTACACCCAGCTCGCGGACCCGGCGCTGAGGCTGCGTTACGCGGCGCTATTCCAGACGGGGTGGTTCCTGGAGTCCATGTGGACGCAGGTGCTGATCCTTCACATGCTGCGCACGAAAAAGATCCCCTTCCTGCAAAGCCGGGCATCGGCCCCGGTCCTGCTGATAACGCTGCTGGGGATCGTCGTCTTCACCGGCCTGACGCTGACGCCGCTCGCGCATCCGCTTGGTCTGACGCGGCTGCCGCTCGAATATTTCGGCTTTCTGCTGCCGGTCGTCCTTCTTTATATGCTGCTGGTCAGTTTTGTAAAACGGCTGTACATCAGGCAGCACGGGGAATTAATCTAG